In Acidovorax sp. GBBC 1281, a single window of DNA contains:
- a CDS encoding TOBE domain-containing protein, with product MTKRLSLSDALGQGMADRRIDILRQIGVGGSISQAARAVGVSYKAAWQAVDALTNLAGVPLVARAVGGTGGGGAQLTPAGLELLNAADALEEARREVLGRLAHGPGGVPALARLALRTSLRNQWPCTVRALEPMGPLVRVHLQGEAAPGLALRARITRESAELLALRPGLPVLALCKAAAVRVQAGLPASAADNAWPARASRVSRGPAGDEVSATLDAGVHMVGFAPPSSGLRARARVAMAVDESAVVLAVTG from the coding sequence ATGACAAAGCGGCTTTCCCTCTCCGATGCGCTGGGCCAGGGCATGGCGGACCGGCGCATCGACATCCTGCGCCAGATCGGCGTGGGCGGATCGATCTCGCAGGCCGCGCGGGCCGTGGGCGTGAGCTACAAGGCCGCCTGGCAAGCAGTGGATGCGCTCACCAACCTGGCGGGCGTGCCCCTGGTGGCGCGCGCCGTGGGCGGCACCGGTGGCGGCGGCGCGCAGTTGACCCCGGCGGGGCTCGAATTGCTGAATGCGGCCGATGCGCTGGAGGAGGCCCGCCGCGAAGTGCTCGGTCGGCTGGCGCACGGCCCGGGCGGCGTGCCGGCACTGGCCCGGCTGGCGTTGCGCACCAGCCTGCGCAACCAGTGGCCCTGCACCGTGCGGGCGCTGGAGCCGATGGGGCCCTTGGTGCGCGTGCATCTGCAGGGCGAGGCGGCGCCCGGCCTGGCGCTGCGCGCGCGCATCACGCGCGAGAGCGCCGAGCTGCTGGCGCTGCGTCCGGGCCTGCCCGTGCTCGCGCTGTGCAAGGCCGCGGCCGTGCGCGTTCAGGCCGGTTTGCCGGCATCGGCTGCCGACAACGCCTGGCCGGCCAGGGCATCGCGCGTGTCGCGCGGGCCGGCGGGCGACGAGGTCTCGGCCACGCTCGATGCCGGGGTGCACATGGTGGGGTTCGCGCCCCCGTCGAGCGGCCTGCGGGCCCGTGCTCGTGTGGCGATGGCGGTGGACGAGTCGGCCGTGGTGCTGGCCGTCACGGGGTGA
- the modA gene encoding molybdate ABC transporter substrate-binding protein: protein MRFASPLIRLLAAAGMALAGLAHAHAGEVPVAVAANFTAPMQKIAAAFEQATGHKAVLSFGATGKFYAQIKNGAPFQVLLSADDTTPARLEQEGQAVQGSRFTYAVGRLVLWSPREGYVDDQGQVLKTGDFTYLAVANPKLAPYGLAAVQTLEKLGLGERLQPRFVTGENIAQTYQFVATGNAQLGFVALSQVMEGGKIAKGSAWQVPEALHDPIRQDAVLLATGKDQPAAIALMKFLRSDAAREVIRAYGYGL from the coding sequence ATGCGATTTGCCTCCCCCCTTATCCGACTGCTGGCCGCTGCCGGCATGGCCCTGGCGGGCTTGGCCCACGCCCATGCGGGGGAGGTGCCCGTCGCCGTCGCGGCCAATTTCACGGCGCCGATGCAGAAGATCGCCGCGGCGTTCGAGCAGGCCACCGGCCACAAGGCCGTGCTGTCGTTCGGGGCAACCGGCAAGTTCTATGCGCAGATCAAGAACGGCGCACCGTTCCAGGTGCTGCTGTCCGCCGACGACACCACGCCCGCGCGGCTGGAGCAGGAGGGCCAGGCCGTGCAGGGATCGCGCTTCACCTATGCCGTGGGACGGCTGGTGCTGTGGAGCCCGCGCGAGGGCTACGTGGACGACCAGGGCCAGGTGCTCAAGACGGGCGATTTCACCTATCTGGCCGTCGCCAACCCCAAGCTCGCGCCCTATGGCCTGGCGGCCGTGCAGACGCTGGAAAAGCTCGGCCTGGGCGAGCGCCTTCAGCCGCGCTTCGTGACGGGCGAGAACATTGCGCAGACCTACCAGTTCGTGGCCACGGGCAATGCGCAGCTGGGCTTCGTGGCGCTGTCGCAGGTCATGGAAGGCGGCAAGATCGCCAAGGGCTCGGCCTGGCAGGTGCCAGAGGCGCTGCACGACCCCATCCGGCAGGATGCCGTCCTGCTCGCCACGGGCAAGGACCAGCCCGCCGCCATTGCCCTGATGAAATTCCTGCGCAGCGACGCGGCGCGCGAGGTGATCCGGGCCTACGGCTACGGGCTCTGA
- the modB gene encoding molybdate ABC transporter permease subunit — protein sequence MPFSAQDLAAIGLTLRLAALTTLTLLVLCTPLAWWLAHTPSRWRGPVSAVVALPLVLPPTVIGFYLLLTLGPNGPVGRAMQSMGLATLPFTFAGLLVGSVVYSLPFAVQPLQRAFEAVGARPMEAAATLGAGPWDRFFTVGMPLARSGFLTAGVLSFAHTVGEFGVVLMLGGNIPGVTRVVSVQIYDHVETMEYLQAHWLAGSMVVFSFVVLLLLHWLQPARPGRGAA from the coding sequence ATGCCTTTTTCTGCGCAGGACCTGGCCGCCATCGGCCTCACGCTGCGGCTGGCCGCGCTCACCACGCTCACGCTGCTGGTGCTGTGCACGCCACTGGCCTGGTGGCTGGCGCACACGCCGTCGCGCTGGCGCGGCCCGGTCTCGGCGGTGGTGGCGCTGCCACTGGTGCTGCCCCCCACGGTGATCGGTTTCTACCTGCTGCTCACGCTGGGACCCAACGGCCCGGTGGGCCGCGCGATGCAGTCGATGGGCCTGGCCACCCTGCCCTTCACCTTCGCCGGTCTGCTGGTGGGATCGGTCGTGTACTCGCTGCCGTTCGCGGTGCAGCCGCTGCAACGGGCATTCGAGGCGGTGGGTGCGCGGCCGATGGAAGCCGCCGCCACGCTGGGCGCGGGCCCGTGGGACCGCTTCTTCACCGTGGGGATGCCGCTCGCGCGGTCGGGCTTTCTCACGGCGGGGGTGCTGAGCTTCGCGCACACGGTGGGAGAGTTCGGGGTGGTGCTCATGCTGGGCGGCAACATTCCCGGCGTGACGCGCGTGGTGTCGGTGCAGATCTACGACCACGTGGAGACCATGGAATACCTGCAGGCCCACTGGCTGGCGGGGAGCATGGTGGTGTTCTCGTTCGTGGTGCTGCTGTTGCTGCACTGGCTGCAGCCCGCACGGCCCGGCAGGGGCGCGGCATGA
- the modC gene encoding molybdenum ABC transporter ATP-binding protein has protein sequence MTAGAGRLPCTGEGTIEARLRLHRPGGFALDLDLSLPGRGVTALYGPSGCGKTTCLRALAGLERAQGRVAVHGQVWQDDAQRLWLPTHQRALGYVFQESSLFAHLDVRRNLEYGLRRTPPARRKVSLEQAVELLGLQPLLARQPSTLSGGERQRVAMARALAASPRVLLMDEPLAALDAQRKAEVLPYLERLQRELDIPVLYVSHAQDEVARLAQHLMLLGGGRVLASGPAPALLARLDLPLAQGDTAATVAEGRVHVYDAADQLMDVRLPGGGALLVATAHPHPPGTAVRFRVQARDVTVALAAPVRSSVLNVLPARVVALREDGPGLAMVALDAQGTPLLARVTQRSARTLGLAPGLPVFAQIKGVALLV, from the coding sequence ATGACGGCCGGTGCGGGACGGTTGCCCTGCACGGGCGAAGGCACCATCGAGGCCCGCCTGAGGCTGCATCGCCCGGGCGGCTTCGCGCTGGACCTGGACCTGTCCCTTCCCGGCCGGGGCGTCACGGCGCTCTACGGTCCCTCGGGCTGCGGCAAGACGACCTGCCTGCGGGCCCTGGCGGGCCTGGAGCGGGCACAGGGGCGCGTGGCCGTTCATGGGCAGGTGTGGCAGGACGACGCACAGCGCCTGTGGCTCCCGACCCACCAGCGGGCGCTGGGCTATGTGTTCCAGGAATCGAGCCTTTTCGCGCACCTGGACGTGCGCCGCAACCTCGAGTACGGCCTGCGGCGCACACCCCCGGCGCGCAGGAAGGTGTCGCTGGAGCAGGCCGTCGAACTGCTCGGGCTGCAACCCCTGCTGGCCCGCCAGCCAAGCACCCTGTCGGGCGGCGAACGCCAACGGGTGGCAATGGCCCGGGCCCTGGCCGCCAGCCCCCGCGTGCTCCTGATGGACGAGCCCCTGGCCGCCCTGGACGCGCAGCGCAAGGCCGAAGTGCTGCCCTATCTGGAGCGCCTGCAGCGCGAACTGGACATTCCCGTGCTGTACGTGAGCCATGCGCAGGACGAAGTGGCCCGGCTGGCGCAGCACCTGATGCTGCTTGGCGGCGGTCGGGTGCTGGCGAGCGGCCCCGCGCCGGCCCTCCTGGCGCGGCTGGACCTGCCGCTCGCCCAGGGCGACACGGCGGCGACCGTGGCCGAGGGCAGGGTCCACGTTTACGACGCGGCGGACCAACTCATGGACGTTCGCCTGCCCGGGGGCGGCGCGCTGCTGGTGGCCACCGCCCATCCCCACCCGCCGGGCACGGCCGTGCGCTTTCGGGTGCAGGCGCGCGATGTGACGGTGGCGCTGGCCGCGCCGGTGCGCAGCAGCGTGCTGAACGTGCTGCCGGCGCGGGTGGTGGCGCTGCGCGAGGACGGCCCGGGGCTGGCCATGGTGGCGCTCGATGCCCAGGGCACGCCCCTGCTCGCCCGCGTCACCCAGCGCTCGGCACGCACCCTGGGGCTGGCCCCGGGCCTGCCGGTTTTCGCGCAGATCAAGGGCGTGGCGCTGCTCGTTTGA